One window of Nostoc sp. C052 genomic DNA carries:
- a CDS encoding glycosyltransferase: MPNNILSRVGNTISFVSNKVQARINYAKTLQVVSLKPKQPSKGNVLLSYRIEPFLIKPGQPVPNDQSWNWECLLIAQTFLDMGYNVDVIQFHNDKFVPQKDYAFFIDIRHRLEALAPKLNKDCIKIFHVDIANMIFRNAAECNRLLELQQRRGITLRPQRFETPNLGIEYADYATILGNNFTVDTFKYANKPMYRIPISSSLVYPSPEEKNFDAVRKNFIWFGGSALVLKGLDLVLDAFAQMPEYHLTVCGPVSNDKEFEQAFYKELYETPNIHTYGWIDVSSPDFLKITNNCLGLVYPSVSEGQAGAVITSLQAGLIPILSYESGVDVHDFGVIFDNLSLEEIQAKVRSISNLPAEDLKLMSQKAWEYARANHTKEKFAQAYRNAVEQIIENHSQKKHTSSKQLVSI, encoded by the coding sequence ATGCCAAATAATATTCTATCTCGTGTTGGAAATACTATCTCTTTTGTCTCCAACAAAGTCCAAGCTCGGATCAATTACGCTAAGACATTACAGGTTGTTTCCCTAAAGCCTAAACAGCCTTCTAAAGGAAATGTACTTCTTTCTTATCGGATTGAACCATTTCTCATCAAACCAGGTCAGCCTGTGCCCAATGACCAGAGTTGGAACTGGGAATGTCTACTAATCGCCCAAACTTTTTTAGACATGGGCTATAACGTTGACGTTATCCAATTCCACAATGATAAATTCGTTCCTCAAAAAGACTACGCATTTTTCATTGATATCCGTCATCGTCTAGAAGCGCTTGCACCAAAGCTGAATAAAGATTGCATCAAAATTTTCCATGTTGACATTGCTAATATGATTTTTCGCAATGCAGCAGAATGCAACAGACTTCTAGAACTTCAACAGCGCCGAGGAATTACCTTACGTCCACAGCGATTTGAAACGCCCAATTTAGGAATTGAATATGCCGATTACGCCACCATATTAGGCAACAATTTCACAGTTGATACATTCAAATATGCGAACAAACCAATGTATCGTATTCCCATTTCTTCGTCACTCGTTTATCCTTCTCCTGAAGAGAAAAACTTTGATGCGGTAAGAAAGAATTTTATCTGGTTTGGTGGTAGCGCTTTAGTTCTCAAAGGATTAGACTTGGTTTTAGATGCCTTTGCCCAAATGCCGGAATACCATTTAACAGTTTGTGGCCCGGTAAGTAATGACAAAGAGTTTGAGCAAGCTTTCTATAAAGAACTATACGAAACACCAAACATCCATACTTATGGTTGGATTGATGTTAGTAGCCCTGACTTTTTAAAGATTACAAATAATTGTTTGGGACTTGTTTATCCTTCTGTTTCTGAGGGACAGGCAGGTGCAGTAATTACTAGTTTACAAGCCGGCTTAATTCCGATTTTAAGCTATGAATCTGGTGTGGATGTTCATGATTTTGGTGTGATTTTTGATAACCTTTCCCTTGAAGAAATTCAGGCGAAAGTTAGAAGTATTTCCAATTTACCTGCTGAAGACCTCAAGCTGATGTCTCAGAAGGCATGGGAATACGCAAGAGCAAATCATACTAAAGAAAAGTTTGCTCAAGCCTACAGAAATGCTGTGGAGCAAATTATCGAAAATCACAGCCAGAAAAAACATACATCTAGCAAACAACTGGTTAGCATTTAG
- a CDS encoding NAD(P)H-dependent oxidoreductase, which yields MIIIDRALQARAAAGNPIKVGMIGAGFMGRGIANQIVNSVPGMELVAISNRQIDAAKQAYSEAGIEDIQVVATVSELEDAIANGKYAVTEDAKLLCRAEGIDALIEVTGAVEFGAHIVMEAIAHRKHVIMMNAELDGTIGPILKVYADKAGVILSACDGDQPGVQMNLYRFVKSIGLTPLLCGNIKGLQDPYRNPTTQEGFAKRWGQKPHMVASFADGTKISFEQAIVANATGMKVAKRGMLGYNFNGYVDEMAHIYDVEQLKELGGIVDYVVGAKPGPGVYVFATHDDPKQQHYLNLYKLGEGPLYSFYTPYHLCHFEVPLSVARAVLFGDAVMSPLAGPLVDVVTTAKIDLKAGETLDGIGYYMTYGQCENSDIVQQQNLLPIGLAEGCRLKRDISKDQVLTYEDVELPEGRLCDQLRAEQNTYFAPEKILVAVG from the coding sequence ATGATTATTATCGATCGCGCCTTACAAGCCCGTGCAGCAGCAGGAAATCCTATCAAGGTGGGAATGATTGGTGCTGGTTTTATGGGTCGAGGAATTGCCAACCAAATTGTCAATTCAGTGCCAGGAATGGAGTTAGTTGCTATCTCCAATCGTCAGATTGATGCAGCGAAACAAGCTTATTCGGAAGCCGGAATTGAAGATATTCAAGTTGTTGCAACTGTCAGCGAATTAGAAGATGCGATCGCTAACGGTAAGTATGCAGTCACAGAAGACGCTAAGTTACTGTGTCGGGCCGAGGGGATCGATGCATTAATCGAAGTCACAGGTGCAGTGGAATTTGGCGCTCACATCGTTATGGAAGCGATCGCCCACCGCAAACATGTGATCATGATGAATGCCGAACTCGACGGCACTATTGGCCCCATCCTGAAAGTGTATGCCGACAAAGCAGGCGTCATTCTCAGCGCTTGTGATGGCGATCAGCCAGGGGTACAAATGAACCTTTACCGCTTTGTGAAAAGCATTGGTTTAACTCCGTTATTATGCGGTAACATTAAAGGACTCCAAGACCCTTATCGCAATCCCACCACCCAGGAAGGATTTGCTAAACGTTGGGGTCAAAAGCCCCACATGGTGGCTAGCTTCGCTGACGGAACCAAAATTTCCTTTGAGCAAGCGATCGTTGCCAATGCCACAGGCATGAAAGTTGCCAAACGGGGAATGCTGGGATATAACTTCAACGGTTATGTCGATGAAATGGCCCATATATATGATGTTGAACAACTCAAAGAACTGGGCGGCATTGTCGATTATGTAGTTGGAGCAAAACCAGGCCCAGGCGTATATGTATTTGCCACTCACGACGACCCCAAGCAACAGCACTATCTCAACTTATACAAATTAGGCGAAGGCCCGCTTTACAGTTTCTATACTCCTTATCACCTCTGTCATTTTGAAGTTCCCTTGTCCGTAGCGCGTGCTGTTCTCTTCGGTGATGCCGTTATGTCTCCACTAGCAGGCCCGCTAGTAGATGTTGTCACCACTGCTAAAATCGACCTGAAAGCAGGAGAAACCTTAGATGGCATCGGCTACTACATGACCTACGGACAATGTGAAAATTCCGATATCGTCCAACAGCAAAATCTTCTACCAATCGGTCTAGCTGAAGGGTGTCGCCTCAAACGAGATATTTCTAAAGATCAAGTCCTCACTTATGAGGATGTAGAATTACCCGAAGGCAGACTTTGCGACCAACTACGAGCCGAGCAAAACACCTATTTCGCTCCAGAAAAAATCTTAGTAGCAGTTGGATAA
- the rfbC gene encoding dTDP-4-dehydrorhamnose 3,5-epimerase, with the protein MIFTETALKDAFIIDLEEKPDHRGFFARSFCAQEFEAHGLKPTVAQCNLSFNYKKGTIRGMHYQILPAAETKLIRCTKGAIYDVIIDMRPESPSFLSHIGVELTPENRRALYVPEMFAHGYQALTDETEVVYQVGEFYTPGYERGLRYDDPFFNIDWPLDVTEISEKDLNWPLLRMMTVGGTASR; encoded by the coding sequence ATGATTTTCACTGAAACCGCACTCAAAGATGCATTCATTATTGACTTAGAAGAAAAACCAGACCATCGTGGTTTTTTTGCTCGGTCTTTCTGCGCTCAAGAATTTGAAGCACATGGATTAAAGCCAACAGTTGCTCAATGTAACCTGTCTTTTAACTACAAAAAAGGCACTATCCGAGGAATGCACTATCAAATTCTGCCAGCAGCAGAAACAAAATTAATTCGTTGTACTAAAGGTGCAATTTATGACGTAATTATTGATATGCGTCCAGAATCTCCCAGCTTTTTATCACACATTGGTGTAGAGCTAACTCCAGAAAATCGCCGCGCTTTGTATGTTCCAGAAATGTTTGCTCATGGCTATCAAGCCCTGACAGATGAGACGGAAGTTGTATATCAAGTAGGTGAATTTTACACCCCAGGATATGAAAGAGGTTTACGCTATGACGACCCATTTTTTAACATTGATTGGCCTCTAGATGTGACTGAAATCTCTGAGAAAGATTTAAATTGGCCTTTGTTGAGAATGATGACTGTTGGTGGTACAGCTTCCAGATAA
- a CDS encoding glycosyltransferase — MKIALVHDYLTQRGGAERVFELLCKRYPEADIFTSLYDPQKTIDLGDRIVNTTFLQKIPGAAKYFRSMAPLYFPAFRALDLQDYDLIISSSTSFAKAVRKNPKARHICFCHNVTRFLWDTATYLREYGDYRYFAPLIEQVFQLMRKVDLKYAQEPDLYIANSSVVARRIENIYGKKAMMVNYPIDTSKFVFSDIKDEYYLASARMISYKRLDIIVEAFNWLGWRLLISGDGPEQARLKSKALQNIVFLGHVSDRTRKDLFSKAKSIIVAALEDYGLVPVEANASGTPVIAYGAGGVLDTQIPGETGVFFKRQTPESLQIALLEANDISWDYDRIRNHAVANFSENAFFSKVEQIINQACGVHQLFI; from the coding sequence ATGAAAATTGCTCTCGTCCACGATTATTTAACCCAGCGAGGTGGGGCAGAGCGTGTGTTTGAACTGCTTTGTAAGCGCTATCCTGAAGCAGATATTTTCACATCTTTGTACGATCCCCAAAAAACTATTGATCTAGGCGATCGCATTGTTAATACAACTTTCTTGCAAAAGATTCCTGGTGCAGCAAAATATTTTAGGTCAATGGCTCCTCTATATTTTCCTGCCTTTCGTGCCTTGGATCTGCAAGACTACGATTTAATTATTAGCAGTAGCACCAGCTTCGCCAAAGCAGTGCGAAAAAACCCCAAGGCTCGCCACATTTGTTTTTGTCATAATGTCACCCGTTTCTTATGGGATACAGCAACCTATTTAAGAGAGTACGGAGACTATAGATATTTTGCTCCTTTAATCGAACAAGTATTTCAATTAATGAGAAAGGTAGACCTGAAATATGCACAGGAGCCTGACCTTTACATTGCTAACTCTAGTGTTGTTGCCCGCCGGATTGAAAATATCTATGGCAAAAAGGCAATGATGGTGAACTATCCAATTGATACTAGTAAATTTGTTTTTTCAGATATAAAAGATGAATATTATCTCGCCTCCGCCCGGATGATCAGTTATAAGCGACTTGATATAATAGTCGAAGCTTTTAACTGGTTAGGGTGGCGGCTATTAATATCTGGTGATGGGCCAGAACAAGCACGGTTAAAATCCAAAGCATTACAAAATATTGTGTTCTTGGGACACGTAAGTGATAGAACCCGCAAAGACTTGTTTTCCAAAGCCAAGTCTATTATTGTCGCAGCCTTAGAAGACTACGGATTAGTACCAGTAGAGGCTAATGCTAGCGGCACACCAGTCATCGCCTATGGAGCCGGTGGAGTATTAGATACTCAAATCCCAGGTGAAACAGGAGTCTTTTTCAAAAGGCAAACACCCGAATCTCTACAAATTGCATTACTAGAAGCCAACGACATTTCTTGGGATTACGATCGCATCCGTAATCATGCAGTAGCAAATTTTTCAGAGAATGCCTTCTTTAGCAAAGTTGAGCAAATTATTAATCAAGCTTGTGGTGTGCATCAATTATTCATTTGA